gtgtgtgtgtgtctgtttccagcatgtgtgtgtgtgtgtatttttgtttgtccagtgtgtgtgtgtgtgtgtgtgtgtgtgtgtgtgtgtgtgtgtgtgtgtgtgtgtgtgtgtgtgtgtgtgtgtgtgtgttgtgttgtccagggtgtctgtgtgtgtgttcagtgtgtgtgtgtgtgtttgtgagtccagtgtgtgtttgtgtccaattgtgtgtgtgtgtccagtgtgtgtgtgtgtgtgtgtctagcgtgtgtgtgtgtgttcagtgtgtgtgtgtgtgtgtgtgtttgtccagtgtgtgtgtgtgtgtgtgtgtgttttgtccagtatgtgtgtgtccagtgtgtgtgtttgtgagtccagtgtgtgtgtgtgtgtgtgtgtgttcagtgtgtgtgtgtctgttcagtgtgtgtgtgtctgtttccagtgtgtgtgtatttttgtttgtccagtgtgtgtgtgtgtgtgtgtgtttgtccagtgtgtctgtgtgtgtgttcagtgtgtgtgtgtctgtttccagtgtgtgtgtatttttgtttgtccagtgtgtgtgtgtgtgtgtgtttgtccagtgtgtgtgtgttcagtgtatgtgtccagtgtgtgtgtgtgtgtgtgtgtgtgtgagtccagtgtgtgtgtgtgtgtgtctagcgtgtgtgtttgtacagtgtgtgtgtgtccattgtgtgtgtttttgttgttgtgtgccagtgtgtgtgtttgtgtgtttgtgtgtgtgtttgtgtccagtgtgtgtgtgtgtgtgtgcccagtgtttgtccagtgtgtgtgtgtgtgtgtgtgtgtgtgtgtgttttgtgtgtgtgtgtgtgtgtgtgtgtgtgtgtgtgtgtgtgtgtgtgtgtgtgtgtgtgtgtgtgtgtgtgtgtgtgtgtgtgtgtgtgtcaggtcaggtTATTGACACTGAGTCACCATCAAAACAAACCCTAAACCCTGGATAGAGGGGCTCAGTGAATGTGGAGGTGAATGTGATCAGGTgggtcagtgtgtcagaggaggctctatagaaggacagagtgccggCTGGCCAGTCCAGATACACTCCTACTCTGTGGGGGCTGGAGGAGGGGACGTCTATGGTAGTGAGATTATTATTGTGACAGGCAATGTAACTGTTGTCACAGCAGAACAGACTCCAGGACTTGTCATTGTATCCAAGCCAACAGTcatcatcccctcctctcctgctgattcctttatatgtcactcctatATCagcccctccactccactctacctcccaGTAACAGCGCCCAGTCAGACCCTCTCTACACAGAACCTGTTCACAGTCCTCAAATCTCTCTGGGTGATCAGGATACGGCTGCTTCTCTCTCAGACATGTCACCTTTCTGTTcctctcagacagagagaggagtctgTTTACTGTGTTTAGGTCCAGTGTGAGATCACAGACATCTGATGGATGAAACCAGACACAATATTAGAAATCATCATCATTCACATTAGAATGTTAACTCACTTTTCACTAATTCATTTAATGTAGATGTTTCTAGGTATCAAAAGGAGAAGTTAAGGTAACTTGAGACTTGTTGAATGATcatatgttatactgtatggtaatATAAAAACACACTTattcacatcacacacacacacacacacacacacacacacacacacacacacactccctgattTCTGCTTCTGTAGAACTACAGCTGATATTTAATATGACCAAGTCAGTAATGATGGTGGTCTTTGACTTTGACTTAACTTGAATTAAGACTTATTCTTAGTCATATTCTTCACATCAGTCAACACTCACATTTTCTAAGTCCAGGTTTCATTCTGTTCTCTCCACCATGTTCCACACTGTAGCGGTAAGCAgaagaacagacagtcattgagggatacaccttcacacacacacacacacacacacacacactggtgacacacacacacacacacacacacacacacacacacacacacacacacacacacacacacacacacacacacacacacacacatacacacacacacacacacacacacacacacacacacacacacacacacacacacacactggtgacacacacacacatacacactggtgacacacacacacacatacacactggtgacacacacacacacacacacacacacacacacatacacacacacacatacacactggtgacacacacacacacacacata
This sequence is a window from Oncorhynchus keta strain PuntledgeMale-10-30-2019 unplaced genomic scaffold, Oket_V2 Un_contig_18711_pilon_pilon, whole genome shotgun sequence. Protein-coding genes within it:
- the LOC127920251 gene encoding stonustoxin subunit beta-like, which translates into the protein MKPGLRKYVCDLTLDLNTVNRLLSLSERNRKVTCLREKQPYPDHPERFEDCEQVLCREGLTGRCYWEVEWSGGADIGVTYKGISRRGGDDDCWLGYNDKSWSLFCCDNSYIACHNNNLTTIDVPSSSPHRVGVYLDWPAGTLSFYRASSDTLTHLITFTSTFTEPLYPGFRVCFDGDSVSIT